TGTAATATTGTCATTGTCATATTACATGCATTTCATAAAAAAGTAATAGTTAATATTGGAATGCTTTATCCTTAGAgacttgagataaaaaataaatgttttaaaaatatacaCAATTTACCCACAATAAAAACAACATAATATAAAATCAGAAACATTGCTACCATTTTTGTGCACAGCAAATACATTAAAGATGAATACAGCATAATAATTGTGATTCTAGTTTTCCTGTTGCATTGTGCTTACAAGCTGAGGGAGAAAATGCAGAGGGGAccttaaaacataaataaaaatcagAAGAAAAGCATTGTAAAAAAATATGAGTGTTACAAACTGAATTAATCTAGTAGACAAACTGATAAGATTCATATATTTTAAGAAGTCAAGGCTTTACATCCAATGCAAAATACCATACATCCCATTCAATTTGCCACGTTACTCTGAgagtgatttaggctatgtgcacattttgctgcggatctgcagcggttttgacATTGCGGatatgcagctgttttccatgagtttatagtaccatgtaaacttatggaaaacaaaatccgctgtgcacatgctgcggaaaaaaacgctgggttgtttattccgcagcatgtcaattctttgtgcggattccgctgccggttacacctgctccataatagcaatctgcaggtgtaaaatcgCAGGTGGAATTCGCAAAAACCAAGGTAAATCCGCGGtgattccgcaggtaatccgcagtgcagtatacctgcggatttacaaaaacaggtgtggaaaaatccgcagagatcacatctacgtgtgcacataccctcacaataCTTTATTGAATATTTTCACAATTAAAATAAGTTACCTGATTGTGGTAGTATGGGTAAGTGTTcatgatccattggtatatgtcattTAATTGGAGTCTCTTCTCAGGGCTGGACAAGATTGCCCTTGAAATCAGAGCTATGTAGGATTGATTTGGCTTTTCAAGCCTATTACTCTCCTCTTGCTGATTGCTTTCAAATTTACTAGTTTTCTCTTTCATCTGGCAGTTATTTGTCTCTGTTTTTTCTTTTGATTTTCTTTCCATGGTTTCTAGTTTTATTTCCTCAGTGTTAGAGATGACTTTAGGATGGATCATTTTGTTTTCTTGACTACTGATAGAGTGATCCATCTTGTGTCTTGTCTGGCTGTCCTCAGTCACTCTGATTTTCTCTTGTGTTTCATAGTTTGTAACAGACTTCAACAAATCTGTGGGTAAAATAATTACTTCTGCTTTGCTTTGCATATTTTCTGTCACAGCTGGATGGATAGTTTTTTCATGGTGCACGCTTGTCCATCCCATTAAGGAATCTATTAGAAAGGATGCTCCCAGTGTATGGACAGCAGAAGACATTCTGTGTCCTGTAACACCAAGCAATCCAGTTTCCTTGAATGTATGTTGTAGTTCTTCTTAATTAGCTTCTCTTTTTATTTTCTATTAGTTCTTCTTGAAAAGGTCCCTTACACTTCACTCTCACACTCCATACTCCCTCTCACTCAGTAGCTGTGCTTTCTGCAATAGGTGCCTATTACCAGTTCTCTAATTGTGTCTGTTTATCCTTAGAAGCTTTGTTATCTGTGAGGATTTACACCCTAATCCTGCAAATAACAGGATTAAAACACATGCCAAACACAAATCTACCCATCAAACAGGTAATAGGAAAGCACACACTCTGTTGTTCCAAACAGAGGAGACAAGCATcacatataatttaaaaaaaaaaaccttaaataaATTCCTAGCTCTGCCAGGAGGATTTTAAACATTACTTAGTGCTCTAAAAGACAAGACATCATAAATTATTGTTGAGGGGTTAAGTATTTGGACATCCCAATAACAAAGACTACCAATTTTACTCAAAATAAATCTCTGTGACGTGAATGAGCTTTACACTTACCAAAACTTTCATTTATTTCAATGGAAAGAAAATGTACTCGCAGCAATCACTTGCATCGGTGAGGAATTAAAGAGACTCTTGTACAAACTTTTACATTATGGACTGTACATTCCTGCATATAGCTGCATGGATGTACAGTAGATCATAaaggttttttttcctttttattttctcCACTCCATTGTGGAGGTACCGAGC
This region of Ranitomeya imitator isolate aRanImi1 chromosome 1, aRanImi1.pri, whole genome shotgun sequence genomic DNA includes:
- the LOC138680570 gene encoding fork head domain transcription factor slp2-like; this translates as MSSAVHTLGASFLIDSLMGWTSVHHEKTIHPAVTENMQSKAEVIILPTDLLKSVTNYETQEKIRVTEDSQTRHKMDHSISSQENKMIHPKVISNTEEIKLETMERKSKEKTETNNCQMKEKTSKFESNQQEESNRLEKPNQSYIALISRAILSSPEKRLQLNDIYQWIMNTYPYYHNQDKSWRNSVRHNLSLNECFIKAGRSDNGKGHYWAVHPANLEAFSCGDYQRRRARRRIRRVSSVLGNPSQFPLYNLTCFHQRLCICCSSLYSQFSQTQICPLMENPHHRLRRSFAIPHLLPWNQNNI